In the genome of Terribacillus sp. FSL K6-0262, one region contains:
- the recQ gene encoding DNA helicase RecQ — translation MQATAEQILKDYYGYDTFRKGQAEVIGHAMNDENTLAIMPTGGGKSICYQVPALMRQGTALIISPLISLMKDQVDALTAMDIPAAYINSTLEAAELEWTMQQAAQGAFTFLYVAPERLENARFLQMIRKLSISLIAFDEAHCISQWGHDFRPSYRSAISILDKLADTPPVMALTATATPQVADDIQKLLHIQEDYTVRTGFARENLRFQVVKGADKERYILDFIQKRKGDTGIIYAPTRKLVDQLSLFLDRQGIKTAKYHAGMSEADRQAAQISFIQDEVSVMIATNAFGMGIDKSNVRYVLHYALPMNMEAYYQEAGRAGRDGEPSDCVLLFSGQDVHLLKFLIENSASDTQAEYQKLQQMIHYCHTQSCLQTYMLHYFQDPHIPEDCGRCSNCLNEFEKTDMTREAQMVLSCVKRMDERFGAVLVAKVLKGSKDKRIKQFGLDGLSTYGIMKNRTEKDITQFIHYLSAEMILAPTDDKYPVLTLTDEAVRILKGERKVMMQIAKATESAEADYDEALFQELRELRKGIAQAEGLPPYVIFSDATLKELCRYIPHTQQEMLGIKGIGERRMEQYGEQFLEVLKQYEQTASNPDIDQKPLLQERQDTPSHLISYDAFSQGIPMENIAKERGLTPMTVSNHLFKAYAEGKALDLRQFFTEEQENAVLHVLKQHEELPKLREIKDQLDIPCDYHGIRAVLVHHAILEQ, via the coding sequence GTGCAAGCTACTGCCGAGCAAATACTCAAGGATTATTACGGTTATGACACCTTCCGAAAAGGTCAAGCCGAAGTGATCGGTCATGCAATGAATGATGAAAATACGTTAGCAATCATGCCGACAGGCGGTGGTAAATCGATATGCTACCAAGTCCCGGCCTTGATGCGGCAGGGTACTGCGCTGATCATCTCTCCCCTTATCTCCTTGATGAAGGATCAGGTGGATGCTCTGACAGCAATGGACATACCTGCCGCTTATATAAACAGTACATTGGAAGCAGCAGAACTGGAATGGACGATGCAGCAAGCTGCCCAAGGTGCATTCACCTTTCTCTATGTGGCGCCTGAACGGCTGGAAAATGCTCGCTTTCTGCAAATGATCCGCAAGCTTTCGATAAGCTTGATTGCCTTTGACGAAGCGCATTGCATCTCCCAGTGGGGACATGACTTTCGTCCAAGCTACCGATCAGCCATCTCCATCCTGGATAAGCTGGCAGATACGCCTCCAGTGATGGCTTTGACTGCCACTGCAACACCACAGGTGGCAGATGATATCCAAAAATTGCTGCATATCCAGGAAGACTATACGGTACGCACCGGCTTCGCTCGTGAGAACCTGCGCTTCCAGGTAGTGAAAGGAGCCGATAAAGAGCGCTATATCCTCGATTTCATCCAAAAACGCAAAGGAGATACAGGTATCATCTACGCACCAACAAGAAAGCTGGTCGATCAGCTTTCCCTGTTTCTCGACCGCCAAGGAATAAAGACGGCTAAATACCACGCCGGGATGAGCGAAGCAGATCGCCAGGCAGCGCAAATCTCCTTCATCCAGGATGAAGTCAGTGTCATGATTGCGACGAATGCTTTTGGCATGGGAATCGATAAGAGTAACGTACGCTATGTACTGCATTATGCCTTGCCAATGAACATGGAGGCCTATTATCAGGAGGCTGGCCGGGCAGGCCGCGATGGAGAACCGAGTGATTGTGTCCTGCTCTTCTCCGGCCAGGATGTGCATCTGCTGAAATTCCTGATTGAGAATTCTGCCTCGGACACACAAGCGGAGTATCAGAAACTGCAGCAAATGATCCATTACTGCCATACACAAAGCTGTTTACAGACCTATATGCTTCACTATTTCCAGGATCCGCATATTCCCGAGGATTGCGGCAGATGCAGCAATTGCTTGAATGAATTCGAAAAGACGGATATGACTCGTGAAGCGCAAATGGTGCTCTCCTGTGTCAAACGGATGGACGAGCGCTTTGGAGCCGTTTTGGTTGCAAAGGTTTTGAAAGGGTCCAAGGACAAGCGGATCAAGCAATTCGGGCTTGATGGACTTTCTACGTATGGCATCATGAAAAACCGTACGGAAAAGGATATCACACAGTTCATCCATTATCTTTCCGCAGAAATGATCCTTGCTCCAACCGATGATAAATACCCTGTATTGACACTGACGGATGAAGCTGTCCGTATACTGAAAGGCGAAAGGAAAGTAATGATGCAGATCGCCAAAGCGACGGAATCTGCCGAAGCGGACTATGATGAGGCGTTGTTCCAGGAACTGCGTGAATTGCGTAAAGGCATCGCACAAGCAGAAGGACTGCCTCCGTATGTCATCTTTTCGGATGCAACATTGAAAGAGCTATGCCGATATATCCCGCATACCCAGCAGGAAATGCTCGGTATCAAGGGGATCGGGGAAAGACGGATGGAACAATATGGAGAGCAGTTCCTCGAAGTGCTGAAGCAATATGAGCAGACAGCATCCAACCCGGACATCGATCAAAAGCCTCTCCTGCAGGAAAGGCAGGATACACCGAGTCATCTCATCAGCTATGATGCCTTCAGTCAAGGTATACCGATGGAAAACATAGCCAAGGAACGAGGCTTGACTCCGATGACTGTCAGCAATCATTTGTTCAAAGCTTATGCAGAAGGAAAAGCTCTCGATCTGAGGCAATTTTTCACCGAGGAGCAGGAAAATGCCGTTCTCCATGTGCTGAAGCAGCATGAAGAGCTGCCAAAGCTCAGGGAAATCAAGGATCAATTGGATATACCATGTGACTACCACGGCATCCGTGCAGTACTCGTGCATCACGCTATACTCGAGCAATAA
- a CDS encoding hemolysin family protein: MNSPDDPGSPVLLQLVLIGILTVLNAFFAAAEIALVSLNKNRISQQADEGDKKAALLQKLIADPSKFIATIQVGITLAGFFSSASAATGLANRFAGVLGDIPYAQQISVIVITVLLSYVTLVFGELFPKRVALQNAERIARFSVTPILFISKIAMPFVKFLSFSTNMLVKITRVGNDAEAEKVSREEIKLLAQTGQEEGILNADEFGMIKGVFDLDDKIAREIMTPRTDTFTLSIDTPAEELADILLEQKYSRIPVYQTDSDTIVGILNMKDYFKAVREYGFDGIRLETILREAHFVPETKYIDDLLKELQQTHNHLAILIDEYGGFSGIVTMEDMIEEIVGDIDDEYDEIEGELTRIDDNTYMASGSLQIDEFNDYFDTDIDVPNFDTIAGFILSRIGSIPDEDADTVVEYENMLFTVESVRDNRLEKIKIELKRPHSEATV, encoded by the coding sequence ATGAATAGTCCGGATGATCCTGGGAGTCCAGTTTTACTCCAACTCGTATTGATTGGTATTTTAACAGTCCTGAATGCTTTTTTTGCTGCGGCGGAAATCGCATTGGTCTCACTGAATAAGAATCGTATTTCGCAGCAAGCGGATGAAGGCGATAAAAAAGCAGCATTGCTGCAGAAGCTCATCGCCGATCCGAGTAAGTTCATTGCTACGATTCAAGTAGGTATAACGCTGGCAGGCTTCTTCTCGAGTGCCTCAGCTGCTACCGGACTTGCCAATCGATTCGCCGGTGTACTGGGAGATATCCCTTATGCACAGCAAATCAGCGTTATTGTGATTACTGTCTTGCTGTCATATGTAACACTTGTATTCGGTGAATTGTTCCCAAAAAGGGTTGCCCTTCAAAACGCGGAGAGGATAGCCAGATTCTCTGTCACACCGATTCTATTTATCAGTAAAATCGCAATGCCATTCGTTAAGTTCCTTTCCTTCTCCACGAATATGCTCGTAAAAATCACTCGTGTGGGAAATGACGCAGAAGCCGAAAAGGTTTCTCGGGAAGAGATCAAGCTCCTGGCTCAGACCGGTCAGGAGGAAGGTATATTGAATGCAGATGAGTTCGGCATGATCAAAGGTGTATTCGATCTTGATGATAAGATTGCACGTGAGATCATGACCCCCCGTACGGATACATTCACACTGAGTATCGATACCCCGGCAGAGGAGCTGGCTGACATTCTGCTGGAACAGAAATACTCCAGGATTCCGGTCTATCAGACAGATAGCGATACCATCGTCGGTATTCTGAACATGAAGGATTATTTCAAAGCAGTCCGGGAGTATGGATTCGATGGCATCCGTCTTGAGACGATTTTGCGGGAAGCACATTTTGTGCCCGAGACGAAATACATCGATGATTTGCTGAAGGAATTGCAGCAGACGCATAATCATCTCGCCATCCTGATCGATGAATATGGCGGTTTCTCTGGTATCGTGACCATGGAAGACATGATCGAAGAGATCGTCGGGGATATCGACGATGAATATGATGAAATCGAGGGAGAGCTGACACGCATCGATGACAATACGTATATGGCGAGCGGTTCCCTCCAAATCGATGAGTTTAACGATTACTTCGATACAGATATCGACGTACCAAATTTCGATACGATTGCCGGCTTCATCCTAAGCCGCATCGGATCAATCCCGGACGAAGATGCTGATACAGTCGTGGAATATGAAAACATGCTCTTTACCGTTGAATCCGTACGGGATAATCGCCTGGAAAAAATTAAAATTGAATTGAAGCGCCCGCACAGCGAGGCGACGGTATAA
- a CDS encoding SE1832 family protein has translation MDRQELEAKLAELKMSYTSVQADADKLASSGAGASHMERQLEEMEMEIRSLRQQLRALE, from the coding sequence ATGGATAGGCAAGAGCTGGAAGCAAAACTGGCCGAGTTAAAAATGTCGTACACAAGCGTTCAGGCAGATGCGGATAAATTGGCATCAAGCGGTGCTGGAGCATCCCATATGGAAAGGCAGCTGGAAGAAATGGAAATGGAGATCCGATCACTCCGCCAGCAGCTGCGGGCATTGGAATAA